In Vibrio sp. FE10, the following are encoded in one genomic region:
- a CDS encoding GntR family transcriptional regulator: MIRQDILNGELLPGQKLVVADLKSRYNVGASPIREALVQLSWSKYVKLEPQKGCWVSPVSKKELNDLYESLRVVSSVLLKKAISSGDESWELEVLTSYHKLSKIQYVAEEFDCAEWEERHQQFHVSLLEGADSENMFKFFDDLINQVKRYRFLVLSAETVTDDLFNIDEHEMIMKLVLAKNVDQATELLDQHLLSSMKRIEEVIEAA, translated from the coding sequence ATGATTCGCCAAGATATCCTGAATGGTGAATTACTCCCTGGCCAAAAACTCGTTGTTGCTGATCTAAAAAGTAGATACAACGTGGGCGCATCGCCAATTCGTGAAGCTTTAGTACAATTGTCTTGGAGCAAGTACGTAAAACTAGAGCCACAAAAAGGCTGCTGGGTATCTCCGGTATCAAAGAAAGAGCTTAACGATTTGTACGAAAGCCTTCGTGTTGTCTCTTCAGTTTTGCTTAAAAAAGCCATTTCATCAGGCGATGAAAGCTGGGAATTAGAAGTACTGACGTCTTACCATAAACTGTCTAAAATCCAATATGTGGCAGAAGAGTTTGACTGCGCTGAGTGGGAAGAACGTCACCAACAGTTCCATGTATCATTGCTTGAAGGCGCGGATTCAGAGAACATGTTTAAATTCTTTGATGACTTGATCAACCAAGTTAAGCGTTATCGTTTCCTAGTCCTGTCGGCTGAAACGGTGACAGACGACCTGTTCAATATCGATGAACACGAAATGATCATGAAGTTAGTACTGGCTAAAAATGTCGATCAAGCGACAGAGCTACTGGATCAACACCTGTTAAGCTCAATGAAACGAATTGAAGAAGTTATCGAAGCGGCATAA
- the pykF gene encoding pyruvate kinase PykF, protein MKKTKIVCTIGPKTESVEKLTELVDAGMNVMRLNFSHGDFAEHGTRIANFRKVMENKGEQLAILLDTKGPEIRTIKLEDGNDVDLVAGQEFTFTTDATVVGNKDVVAVTYLGFAKDLTAGNTILVDDGLIEMEVIATTETEVKCKVLNNGALGENKGVNLPGVSVQLPALSEKDKADLKFGCEQGVDFVAASFIRKEDDVKEIRELLNANGGENIHIISKIENQEGVDNFDSILEASDGIMVARGDLGVEIPAEEVIFAQKMMIEKCNRARKMVITATQMLDSMISNPRPTRAEAGDVANAIMDGTDAVMLSGETAKGKYPVEAVTIMAQIANRTDSALKAELGSRLDSPRLRITEAVCKGAVDTAEKLAAPLIVVATEGGKSARSVRKYFPTANILALTTNEKTAAQLVLTKGVKPVLVDSIENTDAFYINGKEIALQSGLGNKGDIVVMVSGALVASGTTNTASVHVL, encoded by the coding sequence ATGAAAAAGACCAAAATCGTATGTACGATTGGCCCTAAAACTGAATCTGTAGAGAAGCTAACTGAACTAGTAGATGCTGGCATGAACGTTATGCGTCTTAACTTCTCTCACGGTGATTTCGCAGAACACGGCACTCGTATCGCGAACTTCCGTAAAGTAATGGAAAACAAAGGTGAGCAACTTGCTATCCTTCTAGATACTAAAGGTCCTGAAATCCGTACTATCAAACTTGAAGATGGTAACGACGTAGATCTAGTAGCTGGTCAAGAGTTCACTTTCACAACTGACGCAACAGTTGTTGGTAACAAAGACGTAGTAGCAGTAACTTACCTAGGTTTCGCTAAAGACCTAACAGCAGGTAACACTATCCTTGTTGATGACGGCCTAATCGAAATGGAAGTTATCGCAACAACAGAAACTGAAGTTAAGTGTAAAGTTCTTAACAACGGTGCTCTAGGCGAAAACAAAGGTGTTAACCTTCCTGGCGTTTCTGTTCAACTTCCAGCTCTTTCTGAGAAAGACAAAGCTGACCTTAAGTTTGGTTGTGAGCAAGGCGTTGATTTCGTAGCTGCTTCTTTCATCCGTAAAGAAGACGATGTTAAAGAAATCCGTGAGCTTCTAAACGCTAACGGTGGCGAAAACATCCACATCATTTCTAAGATTGAAAACCAAGAAGGTGTAGATAACTTCGATTCAATCCTTGAAGCTTCTGACGGCATCATGGTTGCTCGTGGTGACCTAGGTGTTGAAATCCCAGCTGAAGAAGTAATCTTCGCTCAGAAAATGATGATCGAGAAGTGTAACCGTGCACGTAAGATGGTTATCACTGCAACTCAAATGCTTGACTCTATGATCAGCAACCCACGTCCAACTCGCGCAGAAGCGGGTGACGTTGCGAACGCAATCATGGATGGTACTGATGCAGTAATGCTTTCTGGTGAAACTGCTAAAGGTAAGTACCCAGTTGAAGCTGTTACTATCATGGCTCAAATCGCGAACCGTACTGATTCAGCTCTTAAAGCTGAACTAGGTTCTCGTCTAGACAGCCCACGTCTACGCATCACTGAAGCAGTATGTAAAGGCGCGGTAGACACTGCTGAGAAGCTAGCTGCTCCTCTAATCGTTGTTGCAACTGAAGGCGGTAAGTCTGCACGTTCAGTACGTAAGTACTTCCCAACTGCAAACATTCTGGCTCTAACAACTAACGAAAAGACAGCTGCACAGCTAGTTCTTACTAAAGGTGTTAAGCCAGTTCTTGTTGACTCTATCGAGAACACAGACGCTTTCTACATCAACGGTAAAGAAATCGCTCTACAATCTGGCCTAGGTAACAAAGGCGACATCGTAGTTATGGTTTCTGGTGCTCTAGTAGCTTCTGGTACTACAAACACAGCGTCTGTTCACGTTCTATAA
- a CDS encoding DeoR/GlpR family DNA-binding transcription regulator, which translates to MSKRNTQLRRHAISNLVNEKGEVSVDELSAKFETSEVTIRKDLASLEKNGQLLRRYGGAISLPKEVVNEELGQKVSTRKISLAKAAADLIRDHNRIVIDSGSTTGALIQQLNTKRGLVVMTNSLHVANALNELESEPTLLMTGGTWDTHSDSFQGKVAESVLRAYDFDQLFIGADGIDLDRGTTTFNELIGLSKVMAEVSREVIVMVESEKVGRKIPNLELAWEHIDILITDTDLDKEFQASIESHDVRVILTDPA; encoded by the coding sequence ATGTCGAAACGAAACACCCAGCTCAGAAGACATGCAATTTCTAATCTAGTGAATGAAAAGGGGGAGGTTAGTGTTGATGAATTATCCGCTAAGTTCGAAACCTCAGAGGTCACGATTAGAAAGGACTTGGCGTCTTTAGAGAAAAACGGTCAGCTTTTACGCCGTTATGGTGGTGCGATTTCATTACCGAAAGAGGTTGTGAACGAAGAACTGGGTCAAAAAGTTTCGACTCGAAAGATTTCATTAGCAAAAGCCGCTGCAGATTTGATTCGCGACCATAATCGCATTGTCATCGATAGTGGCAGCACTACCGGCGCCTTGATTCAGCAGCTTAATACTAAGCGTGGTTTGGTTGTTATGACCAATTCATTGCACGTTGCTAATGCGCTTAATGAGCTTGAAAGCGAACCAACGTTATTAATGACGGGTGGTACTTGGGATACCCATTCGGATTCTTTCCAAGGCAAAGTCGCGGAGTCAGTACTTCGTGCTTACGATTTTGACCAATTGTTTATTGGAGCTGATGGTATCGACCTTGATAGAGGCACGACCACGTTCAATGAATTGATTGGCCTGAGCAAAGTTATGGCTGAAGTGTCACGAGAAGTGATCGTGATGGTTGAGTCTGAAAAAGTGGGACGAAAGATCCCTAATCTGGAATTAGCGTGGGAACACATCGATATTTTGATTACTGATACAGACTTGGACAAAGAATTCCAAGCAAGTATTGAATCACATGACGTTCGAGTGATCCTAACTGATCCTGCTTAA
- the glmS gene encoding glutamine--fructose-6-phosphate transaminase (isomerizing), with translation MCGIVGAVAQRDVAEILVEGLRRLEYRGYDSAGVAVVDTESNLTRVRRLGKVQELADAVDQQHVIGGTGIAHTRWATHGEPSEANAHPHMSGDIAVVHNGIIENHEALRALLQERGYVFTSQTDTEVIAHLVEWELRTSDSLVEALQKTAKQLDGAYGTVAVDRKDPSRIVVARSGSPIVIGFGVGENFLASDQLALLSVTRRFMYLEEGDVAEVTRRDVTVFDVAGERVERDIVESNAEHDAGDKGQYRHFMQKEIFEQPTALINTMEGRISDTSVITNAIGVKAEEILSKVEHVQIIACGTSYNSGMAARYWFESLAGVSCDVEIASEFRYRDFVVRPNSLLVTLSQSGETADTLAALRLAKEKGYMSAMTICNVAGSSLVRESDFAFMTRAGTEIGVASTKAFTTQLAAMLMMVTSIGRLQGRINEEKEAEIVQALHQLPADIEKALAFDKEIEALAPDFADKHHTLFLGRGEFYPIAMEASLKLKEISYIHAEAYAAGELKHGPLALIDADMPVVVIAPSNDLLEKLKSNVEEVRARGGLLYVFADEDAGFESDENMKIIKMPHVSEVTAPIYYTVPMQLLSYHVALIKGTDVDQPRNLAKAVTVE, from the coding sequence ATGTGTGGAATTGTTGGTGCAGTAGCACAACGTGATGTAGCCGAAATTTTAGTAGAAGGCCTTCGCCGCCTAGAATACCGAGGCTACGATTCTGCGGGTGTCGCTGTAGTCGATACTGAATCTAACCTAACTCGTGTACGCCGCCTTGGCAAAGTACAAGAGTTAGCAGACGCAGTCGATCAGCAACATGTAATTGGCGGTACTGGTATCGCTCATACACGTTGGGCAACACACGGTGAGCCGTCTGAAGCGAATGCACACCCACACATGTCTGGTGATATTGCTGTTGTACACAATGGTATTATCGAAAACCATGAAGCACTGCGTGCTCTTCTTCAAGAGCGTGGTTACGTGTTTACTTCACAAACGGATACTGAAGTTATCGCTCACTTGGTTGAATGGGAACTTCGTACTTCTGATTCATTGGTTGAAGCGCTTCAAAAGACAGCGAAACAATTAGACGGTGCATACGGCACGGTGGCGGTTGATCGTAAAGATCCTAGCCGCATCGTTGTGGCTCGTTCAGGTAGCCCGATCGTTATCGGTTTTGGTGTTGGTGAAAACTTCTTAGCATCTGACCAACTTGCACTATTAAGCGTAACTCGTCGCTTCATGTACCTAGAAGAGGGTGATGTTGCTGAGGTTACTCGTCGTGATGTTACGGTATTTGATGTAGCGGGCGAGCGTGTTGAGCGTGACATCGTTGAATCAAACGCAGAGCACGATGCAGGTGATAAAGGTCAATACCGTCACTTCATGCAAAAAGAGATCTTTGAGCAGCCAACAGCGCTGATCAATACAATGGAAGGTCGCATCTCTGACACTTCTGTAATCACTAATGCAATCGGTGTTAAAGCTGAAGAGATCCTAAGCAAAGTAGAACACGTGCAGATCATCGCATGTGGTACGTCTTACAACTCAGGCATGGCAGCTCGTTACTGGTTTGAGTCTCTAGCAGGCGTAAGCTGTGACGTAGAGATTGCTTCTGAATTCCGTTACCGTGATTTCGTTGTTCGTCCGAACAGCTTATTGGTGACTCTGTCTCAGTCTGGTGAAACGGCGGATACGCTTGCTGCACTTCGTCTTGCAAAAGAGAAGGGTTACATGTCAGCAATGACTATCTGTAACGTAGCGGGTTCTTCACTGGTTCGTGAATCTGACTTTGCCTTCATGACTCGCGCAGGAACTGAAATCGGTGTTGCTTCAACTAAAGCCTTCACAACACAGCTAGCGGCTATGCTGATGATGGTAACTTCAATTGGTCGTCTACAAGGTCGCATCAATGAAGAGAAAGAAGCTGAAATCGTTCAAGCACTGCATCAATTGCCTGCTGATATTGAAAAAGCACTCGCATTCGATAAAGAGATCGAAGCGCTAGCACCTGATTTTGCAGATAAGCATCACACACTATTCTTGGGTCGTGGTGAGTTCTACCCAATCGCAATGGAAGCGTCTCTTAAGTTGAAAGAGATCTCTTACATTCACGCAGAAGCCTACGCGGCTGGTGAGCTTAAGCACGGTCCTTTGGCTCTTATCGATGCAGATATGCCAGTTGTCGTTATTGCACCAAGTAACGACTTGCTAGAGAAGCTAAAATCAAACGTTGAAGAAGTACGTGCTCGTGGCGGTCTACTGTACGTATTCGCTGATGAAGATGCGGGCTTTGAAAGCGATGAGAACATGAAGATCATCAAGATGCCTCACGTAAGTGAAGTAACAGCACCTATCTACTACACAGTACCGATGCAGCTGTTGTCTTACCACGTAGCGCTAATCAAAGGTACCGATGTTGACCAACCTCGTAACCTAGCGAAAGCGGTAACGGTTGAGTAA
- a CDS encoding O-acetylhomoserine aminocarboxypropyltransferase/cysteine synthase family protein: MKDETLSIHFGYETDPTTKSVATPIYQTVAYEFDDAQHGADLFNLAVPGNIYTRIMNPTNDVLEKRMAALEGGIAGLVVSAGSAAINYAIQTLAQIGDNIVSTPQLYGGTYTLFAHMLPNQGIEVRFAKDDKPESLAALIDEKTKAVYCESIGNPAGNIIDLERVAELAHAQGVPVIVDNTVATPVLCKPIDFGADIVVHSLTKYVGGHGTTLGGVIVDSGKFPWAEHKDRFPVFNQPEPSYHGVVYTEAFGEAAFIGRARTVPLRNTGAALSPMNAFMLMQGLETLSLRMERHTENALKVAEYLQQHEKVSWVSYAGLPTSEFYPLAEKYMQGKPSAILSFGLKDGYEAGVRFYDALQIFKRLVNIGDAKSLACHPASTTHRQLSEAEQKQAGVSPEMIRLSVGIEHIDDIFADLEQALNA; the protein is encoded by the coding sequence ATGAAAGACGAAACACTCTCGATTCACTTCGGCTACGAAACCGATCCAACAACCAAATCAGTTGCGACTCCTATTTACCAAACCGTTGCTTATGAATTCGATGATGCACAACACGGCGCCGACCTGTTTAACCTTGCGGTGCCAGGCAATATCTACACTCGCATAATGAATCCAACCAACGATGTGTTGGAAAAACGTATGGCGGCCTTAGAAGGCGGGATTGCTGGCTTAGTCGTGAGTGCGGGCAGCGCGGCGATCAACTACGCGATTCAAACGTTGGCACAGATCGGTGACAACATTGTCTCCACGCCCCAGCTTTACGGCGGTACTTACACCCTATTTGCTCACATGCTGCCAAACCAAGGCATAGAGGTTCGCTTTGCCAAAGACGATAAACCTGAAAGCTTGGCTGCACTGATCGATGAAAAAACCAAAGCGGTTTACTGTGAGAGTATTGGCAACCCAGCAGGTAATATCATCGACTTAGAACGTGTCGCAGAACTTGCTCACGCACAGGGTGTACCTGTGATTGTTGATAACACAGTAGCGACTCCAGTGCTATGTAAGCCTATCGATTTTGGTGCCGATATCGTGGTGCACTCGCTAACAAAGTACGTTGGTGGTCACGGAACAACATTGGGTGGCGTGATTGTCGATTCAGGCAAATTCCCATGGGCCGAGCACAAAGATCGTTTCCCCGTATTTAATCAGCCAGAGCCTTCTTACCACGGTGTGGTTTATACCGAAGCTTTTGGCGAAGCTGCGTTTATTGGCCGCGCTCGAACGGTTCCACTACGTAATACCGGCGCAGCACTGTCACCCATGAATGCTTTCATGCTGATGCAAGGATTAGAGACGTTGTCGTTACGTATGGAGCGACACACAGAGAATGCACTGAAAGTAGCGGAGTACCTTCAGCAACATGAGAAAGTAAGTTGGGTGAGCTACGCTGGTTTACCAACGTCTGAGTTCTATCCGCTGGCTGAGAAATACATGCAAGGTAAGCCGTCTGCCATTTTATCTTTTGGCTTGAAAGACGGTTATGAAGCAGGTGTTCGTTTCTATGATGCGCTACAAATCTTCAAGCGCTTGGTGAACATCGGCGATGCCAAGTCTCTCGCGTGTCACCCTGCCTCTACAACACACCGTCAACTAAGCGAAGCAGAACAAAAACAAGCGGGTGTATCACCAGAGATGATTCGCCTCTCAGTAGGTATTGAACACATTGACGATATCTTTGCTGACCTAGAGCAAGCCCTTAATGCTTAA
- the rpoD gene encoding RNA polymerase sigma factor RpoD codes for MDQNPQSQLKLLVIKGKEQGYLTYAEVNDHLPAEIVDSEQVEDIIQMINDMGIKVVETAPDADDLALNDDDANIDEDAAEAAAAALSSVESEIGRTTDPVRMYMREMGTVELLTREGEIDIAKRIEDGINTVQLSVAEYPGTIPYILEQFDRVLAEEIRLTDLINGFVDPDDDGTAAPTATHIGSELAKTDLEDEDKEEAEDDEEEEEEDTGIDPELALEKFTALRTSYQNRQLAINEYGHESPKATLATTMMQDVFKEFRLTPKQFDYLVNELRTSMDRVRTQERLIMRQTVEYGKMPKKSFIALFTGNESSEAWLDEVLASDKPYAEKIKRNENDIRRSIQKLDMIEKETSLTVQSIKDISRRMSIGEAKARRAKKEMVEANLRLVISIAKKYTNRGLQFLDLIQEGNIGLMKAVDKFEYRRGYKFSTYATWWIRQAITRSIADQARTIRIPVHMIETINKLNRISRQMLQEMGREPLPEELAERMQMPEDKIRKVLKIAKEPISMETPIGDDEDSHLGDFIEDTTLELPLDSATATSLRGATKDVLAGLTPREAKVLRMRFGIDMNTDHTLEEVGKQFDVTRERIRQIEAKALRKLRHPSRSETLRSFLDE; via the coding sequence ATGGATCAAAATCCGCAGTCACAGCTTAAATTACTTGTTATTAAAGGCAAGGAACAAGGCTATCTGACCTACGCCGAAGTAAACGACCACCTACCTGCAGAAATCGTGGATTCTGAACAGGTAGAAGACATCATTCAAATGATCAACGACATGGGTATCAAGGTAGTAGAAACTGCACCTGACGCTGATGATCTAGCTCTTAATGATGACGATGCCAATATAGATGAAGATGCAGCTGAAGCTGCTGCTGCTGCGCTTTCAAGCGTAGAAAGCGAGATTGGCCGTACTACTGACCCAGTTCGCATGTACATGCGTGAAATGGGTACGGTTGAGCTACTGACTCGTGAAGGCGAGATCGACATTGCGAAGCGCATTGAAGATGGTATCAATACCGTTCAACTATCTGTTGCTGAATACCCAGGTACGATTCCATACATCTTGGAACAGTTTGACCGCGTACTCGCTGAAGAGATTCGTTTAACAGACCTAATCAATGGCTTTGTTGACCCAGACGACGATGGCACAGCTGCGCCAACGGCAACTCACATCGGTTCAGAACTTGCTAAAACTGATCTAGAAGACGAAGACAAAGAAGAAGCAGAAGACGACGAGGAAGAAGAAGAGGAAGATACAGGTATTGATCCTGAGCTTGCTCTTGAGAAGTTCACAGCACTTCGCACTAGCTACCAAAACCGTCAACTAGCAATCAATGAATACGGCCACGAAAGCCCGAAAGCAACACTTGCAACGACAATGATGCAAGACGTATTCAAAGAGTTCCGTCTAACGCCAAAACAGTTTGATTACCTAGTAAACGAACTGCGTACTTCAATGGATCGCGTACGTACTCAAGAACGCCTAATCATGCGTCAAACGGTTGAGTACGGCAAAATGCCGAAGAAATCTTTCATTGCTCTATTTACGGGTAATGAATCTAGCGAAGCATGGTTGGACGAAGTATTAGCTTCAGACAAGCCATACGCAGAAAAGATCAAACGTAACGAGAACGATATCCGTCGCTCAATCCAAAAACTGGATATGATCGAGAAAGAGACGTCTCTTACTGTTCAAAGCATTAAAGATATCAGCCGTCGTATGTCTATCGGTGAAGCGAAAGCTCGTCGTGCGAAGAAAGAGATGGTTGAAGCGAACTTACGTCTAGTAATCTCGATTGCTAAGAAGTACACAAACCGTGGCCTACAATTCTTGGATCTAATTCAAGAAGGTAACATCGGTCTGATGAAAGCTGTAGATAAGTTTGAATACCGTCGTGGTTACAAATTCTCTACTTACGCTACTTGGTGGATCCGTCAAGCAATCACTCGTTCGATTGCCGACCAAGCTCGTACTATCCGTATTCCGGTTCACATGATCGAAACGATCAACAAACTAAACCGTATCTCTCGTCAAATGCTACAAGAGATGGGTCGTGAACCACTTCCGGAAGAACTGGCTGAGCGCATGCAAATGCCTGAAGACAAGATCCGTAAAGTACTGAAAATCGCTAAAGAGCCAATCTCAATGGAGACACCAATCGGTGACGACGAAGATTCGCACCTAGGTGATTTCATCGAGGATACGACTCTAGAACTTCCTTTAGATTCTGCAACGGCAACAAGCCTACGCGGCGCAACTAAAGACGTTCTTGCAGGCCTAACACCTCGTGAAGCGAAAGTACTGCGTATGCGTTTCGGTATCGACATGAACACTGACCACACTCTTGAAGAGGTTGGTAAACAGTTCGACGTTACTCGTGAACGTATCCGTCAGATCGAAGCGAAAGCACTGCGTAAACTTCGTCACCCAAGCCGCTCAGAAACTCTGCGTAGCTTCCTAGACGAGTAA
- the dnaG gene encoding DNA primase — MAGHIPRSFIDDLLARLDIVDIVDARVKLKKKGKNYGACCPFHNEKTPSFSVSQEKQFYHCFGCGVHGNAIDFIMEFERLDFVEAIEELASFLGLDVPREQRSGEISTAPRANSEQKRNLYDLMGGISNFYRSQLKISANKPAIDYLKNRGLSGEIVQKFGIGYVADEWDLVRKNFGQQKEAQDMLVTGGMLIENDKGNRYDRFRGRVMFPIRDRRGRVIGFGGRVLEDGTPKYLNSPETPIFHKGKELYGLYEVLQAYREPPQILVVEGYMDVVALAQYGVDYSVASLGTSTTGDHVQMLFRQTSTVVCCYDGDRAGKEAAWRALENALEYLKTGNTLKFLFLPDGEDPDSYIRENGQEAFEQLVQNATPLSTYLFDNLIEIHKLNLGTTEGKSALRAHASALINKIPDSYFQELLEKLLDERTGFDNQLRRARVHTKNPTPQPHKELKRTPMREVIALLIQNPSYADMVPDLSSVKGLQLPGLSLFVEVLDKCHAHPHINTGQLLEHWRHNKHEALLSRLASWEIPLDEDNQEDIFLDSLDNILAQCVEKQIENLQAKARSVGLSAEEKRELLALMLDLKA; from the coding sequence ATGGCAGGACACATCCCGCGTAGTTTCATCGATGATCTCCTAGCGCGTCTCGACATTGTCGATATTGTGGACGCACGCGTGAAACTTAAGAAAAAAGGCAAAAACTATGGCGCTTGTTGTCCATTTCACAACGAGAAGACCCCTTCTTTTAGCGTAAGCCAAGAAAAACAGTTTTATCACTGCTTTGGTTGTGGCGTGCATGGCAATGCCATCGACTTCATTATGGAGTTCGAACGTCTCGACTTTGTTGAAGCCATTGAAGAACTTGCCTCATTTTTAGGCCTTGATGTTCCTAGAGAACAGCGCAGTGGTGAAATATCCACGGCACCAAGAGCCAACAGCGAACAAAAACGTAACCTCTACGATTTGATGGGCGGCATCAGTAATTTTTACCGTTCTCAACTGAAAATCTCAGCTAACAAGCCTGCGATTGATTACCTAAAGAATCGTGGACTGTCTGGTGAAATCGTACAGAAGTTTGGCATTGGCTACGTCGCTGATGAATGGGACTTGGTTCGTAAGAACTTTGGGCAACAAAAAGAAGCCCAAGACATGCTCGTTACTGGCGGCATGTTGATAGAAAACGATAAAGGTAACCGATACGACCGATTCCGTGGACGTGTCATGTTCCCGATTCGCGATCGTCGTGGTCGAGTGATTGGTTTTGGTGGTCGTGTCTTAGAAGACGGCACACCGAAATACCTGAACTCACCAGAAACGCCTATCTTCCATAAAGGTAAAGAGCTTTACGGCCTTTATGAAGTGCTGCAAGCCTACCGTGAACCGCCGCAAATACTTGTGGTTGAAGGTTACATGGATGTCGTAGCATTAGCGCAATATGGTGTTGATTACTCAGTGGCATCACTGGGCACCTCGACAACCGGTGACCATGTTCAAATGTTGTTCCGCCAAACCAGCACAGTGGTTTGTTGTTACGATGGTGACCGAGCAGGTAAAGAAGCCGCATGGCGCGCACTCGAAAATGCGCTTGAATACCTGAAAACAGGTAACACGCTCAAGTTTCTGTTTTTACCCGATGGCGAAGACCCAGATAGCTATATAAGAGAGAATGGCCAAGAAGCCTTCGAACAACTGGTACAGAATGCGACACCGCTTTCTACTTACTTGTTCGACAATCTTATTGAGATACATAAATTGAATTTGGGAACAACGGAAGGGAAGTCGGCACTGCGAGCACACGCAAGCGCCTTGATTAACAAAATCCCTGACAGTTATTTCCAAGAACTGCTCGAAAAATTATTGGATGAGCGTACTGGATTTGATAACCAACTGAGACGAGCTCGTGTTCATACTAAGAACCCGACACCTCAGCCGCATAAAGAGCTGAAGCGCACTCCAATGCGAGAAGTTATCGCTTTGCTTATCCAAAATCCGAGCTATGCTGATATGGTACCGGATTTATCAAGTGTCAAAGGCTTACAGTTGCCTGGACTAAGTTTATTCGTCGAAGTACTTGATAAATGCCACGCGCATCCCCATATCAACACAGGCCAATTATTAGAGCATTGGCGACACAATAAACATGAGGCTCTTCTGTCTCGTCTCGCGAGCTGGGAAATCCCTCTCGACGAAGACAATCAAGAAGACATATTTTTAGATTCATTGGACAACATACTTGCCCAGTGCGTTGAAAAACAAATTGAAAACCTGCAGGCCAAAGCAAGAAGCGTCGGTTTATCAGCCGAAGAAAAAAGGGAGCTACTAGCTTTAATGCTAGATCTAAAAGCGTAA
- a CDS encoding GatB/YqeY domain-containing protein — protein sequence MALIEQLKEEQKLAMKAKDKPRLGTIRLALSAIKQREVDERITLNDDDIIAILVKMVKQRRDSVAQYESANRQDLADVEKAEITVLEGFMPQPLTEEEVVALLDSAIAEAQPAGMQDMGKVMAILKPQIQGRADMGKVSGLVRSKLA from the coding sequence ATGGCTCTTATTGAACAACTCAAAGAAGAGCAAAAATTAGCGATGAAAGCCAAGGACAAACCGCGCCTTGGCACTATCCGCTTAGCTCTTTCAGCAATTAAGCAACGTGAAGTTGACGAACGGATCACTCTGAACGACGACGACATAATTGCTATATTAGTTAAAATGGTTAAGCAACGTCGCGATTCTGTTGCTCAATATGAATCAGCAAATCGTCAAGATCTTGCTGACGTGGAAAAAGCAGAAATTACTGTACTTGAAGGCTTTATGCCTCAACCGTTAACTGAAGAAGAAGTTGTTGCACTACTTGATAGCGCAATCGCGGAAGCTCAACCTGCGGGCATGCAAGACATGGGTAAAGTAATGGCTATCTTGAAACCACAAATTCAAGGGCGTGCAGATATGGGAAAAGTTAGTGGTTTAGTTCGTTCTAAACTCGCTTAA
- the rpsU gene encoding 30S ribosomal protein S21 — translation MPIVKVRENEPFDVALRRFKRSCEKAGILSEVRRREHYEKPTTVRKRAKAAAQKRHAKKLARENARRVRLY, via the coding sequence ATGCCAATAGTTAAAGTACGTGAAAACGAACCGTTCGACGTTGCACTACGTCGTTTCAAGCGCTCTTGTGAAAAAGCAGGTATCCTTTCTGAAGTGCGTCGTCGTGAGCATTACGAAAAGCCAACTACAGTTCGCAAACGCGCTAAAGCAGCAGCTCAAAAGCGTCACGCTAAGAAGCTAGCTCGCGAAAACGCACGTCGCGTTCGCCTGTACTAA